The genomic stretch TACAGCCGGTAAAGACCCGGATCTGTCCCTGCAGGTCAAACTGGGTGATGATGATCTTCTCCAGGCAGACGCGGCTCTGCTGGACTCGCCGCTCCGCGTCCCGGGGCTCCGGGAAGCAGGCGACCAGCCGGTCCGTGTCCATGCTGGACTTGAAGCTCTGGCACAGGTCGTTCAGTAAGTCCTGCTGCTGCGGCGGGAAGCTCTTGTGTCTGGACAGAACCTTACTCGGGATCTGCGGGTCCTCCAGCGCGCTGAAGTGCTTGACGCTGGCCAGATTCAGCCCCATGGAGTCGGCGAACTTCACCCGCTTCCTCTCGTTGCTCCCGGAGACGCCGTCCAGGAGCGCCGCCGGGTACGCGGGCAGGGACTtggctctcctcctgtctctcataAATCTCTCCAGCTGAGAGGCGTCCACCTCGTCGTCCAGATCTCCTTCctcgtcctccacctcct from Chaetodon auriga isolate fChaAug3 chromosome 21, fChaAug3.hap1, whole genome shotgun sequence encodes the following:
- the ppp1r3g gene encoding protein phosphatase 1 regulatory subunit 3G yields the protein MSRSPVRFHTGGESPSPGQSTENGQEEVEDEEGDLDDEVDASQLERFMRDRRRAKSLPAYPAALLDGVSGSNERKRVKFADSMGLNLASVKHFSALEDPQIPSKVLSRHKSFPPQQQDLLNDLCQSFKSSMDTDRLVACFPEPRDAERRVQQSRVCLEKIIITQFDLQGQIRVFTGCNDKEVGVRYTFNDWLSFVDAQALPVAADQPGFVGERFSFTVYTPPFMDPSSAVHFAVYLRSEEGEFWDNNEGQNYTLRYHCMSSTAPFGSSAAFLST